In Sphingobacterium sp. SYP-B4668, the sequence CTCTAAGCGCAGTTACAGTAATGTTATAGGCAGCTTCTGCATCATCGATCAATTCTACAACTGTATTTATCTCGGGATCATTAAGGATGGCGCTAGGGTCTGTGGTGAATAATTCAGCTGGTAACGACCGCTTCTTGTCGGCATTTTTGATGACAAACTTCTTAATTTCTAAATTTAGATTTTTTGTTTTTATGATGTCATATAGGCCCTGTCCAACGACTCCAAATCCAAACATGCCCAAGGTTAACTTTTTACTCATTTGATTGTTGCTGACTTTAATTTATGCTGTAGTTAATTCTGTTGATTTAATTTCTGCCCTATTGTTATTTAAAAAATTTGCAATGACTTGGGTCAGATTCGCGGTTTCTACTAAAAAACCATCATGTCCATAAAAGGATTCCAGTTCATAGTACACTGCGTTTGGAATGTGTTTCGCAATGAATTTGGATTCCTCAGGTGGGAATAATATATCCGTCGTGATACCTATGATAAGCGTATTGCTCTCTATTTGGCGTAAGGCGTGTTCCAATGAACGACGGCCTCTTCCCAGATGGTGGCTATCCATTGCCTTGGATAGGTACCAATAGCTATAAGCATTGAAGCGATTGACAAGTTTTTCGCCTTGATAGCTTTGGTAGGAAGACGATCGATAGTGGTCTGTTTTTTCGGTGTCTGATTCAAGTTGTGTTGCACCATAAGTGGTGTAGGACCTATATGAAAGTAAAGCCATACTGCGTGCCGCTTTTAATCCCTTTGCGCCACCAGTAGGTTGGTTTGCATGAAATGTCCTATCGGCTGTGATGGCTAATCTTTGACTTTCGTTAAATGCGATACCCCAGGGGGAGTGTGCAGCATTGGTCGCGATGGCAATCAAGCGCTTTATACTCATTAAGCCTGAAACTGCCCATTCAAGCGCCTGCTGTCCTCCCAAGGACCCACCAATGAGCACGTCAATTTTTTTTATGCCTAGGTAGTTGGCTAATAGTTGGTTGCCTTTTATAATATCCCGTATAGTAAATTGAGGGAAAGCAAGATAATATGGGTGTCTCGTGGCTTCATTTATAGAAAGTGGATTGGTGGACCCATAATGAGAGCCAATGACATTGGCGCATATGATGAAGTGGTCTTTGGGGTTGAAAAAATCGTCTTCACCAAAAAGCCCACTCCACCAATCCAGTACATCCGAACTAGCGGTCAGTGCATGACATACCCACACTACATTGTCTTTTGTTTCATTCAGCTGTCCATAAGTATGATAGGCAATCTCCAAGCCAGTGACCTGTTTGCCATTTTCAAATACAAATGGTTCATTATGCTTATATGTCTTAATACTCATGGATGTAATGTTGTACTCGTCAGCACTGACTTTTGCTTATTTTATTTTTTCGAAAGCTTGTTGCAAATCAGCTTTGATGTCGTCAATATGTTCGATTCCTACAGCCAGTCTTAATGAGCCAGGGTAGACTCCTGCGGCGCGCTGTGCGTCTTCACTCAATTGTTGATGTGTTGTAGCAGATGGATGTATGATTAATGATTTGGTATCTCCAACATTGGCAAGATGGCTAATCAAGGACAAGCTGTCAATAAAGTCATTTGCTTTGTTGGGGTCTCCTTTAATAGTAAATGAAAGTACTGCTCCAAATCCGTTTCTCAGGTATTTTTGGGCATTTGTAAAATGTGGCGAGCTTTTCAGGCCTGGGTAGCTTACTTTTTCTACTTGTGGATGACCTTCCAACCATTGTGCAATCTCCAAGGCATTGTCAACATGGCGTTGTACTCTCAAAGACAAAGTTTCAAGGCCTTGTAGAAGGAGGAAAGAGTTGAATGGAGATAATGCTGGACCGAAGTCTCTAAGTCCTTCAACGCGGGCTCTGATGGCGAATTGAATGTTGCCAAAAGGGCCAC encodes:
- a CDS encoding homoserine O-acetyltransferase family protein, giving the protein MSIKTYKHNEPFVFENGKQVTGLEIAYHTYGQLNETKDNVVWVCHALTASSDVLDWWSGLFGEDDFFNPKDHFIICANVIGSHYGSTNPLSINEATRHPYYLAFPQFTIRDIIKGNQLLANYLGIKKIDVLIGGSLGGQQALEWAVSGLMSIKRLIAIATNAAHSPWGIAFNESQRLAITADRTFHANQPTGGAKGLKAARSMALLSYRSYTTYGATQLESDTEKTDHYRSSSYQSYQGEKLVNRFNAYSYWYLSKAMDSHHLGRGRRSLEHALRQIESNTLIIGITTDILFPPEESKFIAKHIPNAVYYELESFYGHDGFLVETANLTQVIANFLNNNRAEIKSTELTTA